The following coding sequences lie in one Bacteroides helcogenes P 36-108 genomic window:
- a CDS encoding DoxX family protein, with amino-acid sequence MLKRFLFPLKPDSAAVSAILLIVRIVFGLLLMNHGIDKWSNYQELSAVFPDPLGIGSPLSLGLAIFGELVCSMAFIIGFLYRLAMIPMIFTMVVAFFVIHANDAFNVKELAFVYLTVFILMYIIGPGRFSVDRLIGNIFSRKAGL; translated from the coding sequence ATGCTTAAACGATTTTTATTTCCTCTAAAACCGGATAGTGCGGCAGTATCTGCCATATTATTGATTGTAAGAATTGTTTTCGGCCTGTTATTAATGAATCATGGCATTGATAAATGGTCTAACTATCAGGAATTGTCTGCTGTCTTTCCCGATCCTTTGGGCATAGGCAGTCCGTTATCTTTGGGACTGGCTATTTTTGGTGAATTGGTTTGTTCCATGGCATTTATCATAGGTTTCTTATACCGCTTGGCAATGATACCAATGATATTCACAATGGTAGTTGCTTTCTTTGTAATTCATGCCAACGACGCATTCAATGTGAAAGAACTTGCTTTTGTCTATCTGACAGTATTTATATTGATGTATATTATTGGTCCCGGTAGATTTTCCGTTGACCGTCTAATAGGGAACATTTTTTCCCGAAAAGCTGGTTTATAA
- a CDS encoding TrmH family RNA methyltransferase has protein sequence MTLSKNRIKYIHSLELKKNRKNDKVFLAEGPKLVGDLLEHFPCQFLIATSEWISQNEDLPTDDVTIITEEELSRASLLKTPQQVLAVFRQPEDTADFSVISHSLCLALDDIQDPGNLGTIIRLADWFGIEHIFCSPNTVDAYNPKTVQATMGGIARVKLHYTPLPELICALKGIPVYGTFLDGEDIYCQPLSSYGLIVMGNEGNGIGKEVEQLINRRLYIPNYPADRQTSESLNVAIATAVVCAEFRRQAALP, from the coding sequence ATGACATTAAGCAAAAACCGGATTAAATATATCCACTCATTGGAGTTAAAGAAAAACCGAAAAAACGATAAGGTCTTTCTTGCGGAAGGTCCCAAATTAGTAGGTGACCTGTTGGAGCATTTTCCTTGTCAGTTTCTTATAGCAACTTCTGAGTGGATCTCTCAAAACGAAGATTTACCGACAGATGATGTGACGATAATTACTGAAGAAGAACTTTCTCGTGCCAGTTTATTAAAAACTCCCCAACAAGTGTTGGCAGTATTTCGCCAGCCCGAAGATACGGCAGACTTTTCAGTTATCAGCCATTCACTTTGTCTCGCTTTGGATGATATACAAGATCCCGGTAATTTAGGAACGATCATCCGGCTTGCCGATTGGTTTGGAATAGAACATATTTTCTGTTCACCCAATACAGTAGATGCCTATAATCCTAAAACCGTACAAGCCACTATGGGGGGAATTGCACGTGTGAAGCTTCATTACACTCCTCTTCCCGAACTTATATGTGCCTTGAAAGGCATACCGGTTTACGGTACATTCCTTGATGGGGAAGACATTTATTGCCAACCTTTGTCTTCTTATGGGCTGATTGTAATGGGAAATGAAGGTAATGGTATAGGAAAAGAAGTAGAACAACTCATTAACAGGAGACTGTACATTCCTAATTATCCGGCAGATCGTCAAACGTCCGAATCATTAAACGTAGCTATTGCTACCGCAGTAGTTTGTGCCGAGTTTCGGAGACAGGCTGCATTGCCGTAA
- the ileS gene encoding isoleucine--tRNA ligase — MGKKFAEYSKFDLSEINKEVLKKWDENQVFTKSMTEREGCPSFVFYEGPPSANGMPGIHHVMARSIKDIFCRYKTMKGFQVKRKAGWDTHGLPVELGVEKALGITKEDIGKTISVAEYNAACRKDVMKFTKEWEDLTHKMGYWVDMKNPYITYDNRYIETLWWLLKQLHKKGLLYKGYTIQPYSPAAGTGLSSHELNQPGCYRDVKDTTVVGQFKMKSPKPEMAEWGTPYFIAWTTTPWTLPSNTALCVGPKIDYVAVQTYNSYTSEKMTVILAKTLLYTHFNKKAEDIALEDYKPGDKLIPFKVVGEYKGADLVGMEYEQLIPWVKPVDIDNDGNWAISTKGFRVIPGDYVTTEDGTGIVHIAPTFGADDAQVARAAGIPALFMINKKGETRPMVDLTGKFYLLDELDENFVEKCVDVDAYKEYQGRWVKNAYDPQFTIDGKYDEKAAGSAESLDIYICMMMKTASQAFKIEKHVHNYPHCWRTDKPILYYPLDSWFIRSTACKERMMELNKTINWKPESTGTGRFGKWLENLNDWNLSRSRYWGTPLPIWRTEDGSDEKCIESVEELYNEIEKSVAAGLMESNPYKEKGFQPGAYTQENYDKIDLHRPYVDDIILVSKDGKPMRRETDLIDVWFDSGSMPYAQIHYPFENRELLDTHQVYPADFIAEGVDQTRGWFFTLHAIATMVFDSVSYKAVISNGLVLDKNGNKMSKRLGNAVDPFSTIEKYGSDPLRWYMITNSSPWDNLKFDVDGVEEVRRKFFGTLYNTYSFFSLYANVDGFEYKEADMPMEERPEIDRWILSVLNTLVKGVDTCYNEYEPTKAGRLISDFVNDNLSNWYVRLNRKRFWGGGMTQDKLSAFQTLYTCLETVAKLMAPIAPFYADMLYSDLIAATGRDNVVSVHLAKFPESKENMTDKELEARMQMAQDVTSMVLALRRKVNIKVRQPLQCIMIPVVDEEQHTHIEAVKALIMNEVNVKEIQFVDGAAGVLVKKVKCDFKKLGPKFGKQMKDVANLVSTLSQEAIAKLEKNGYYTLHLADGTDVDIETADVEIFSEDIPGWLVANEGRLTVALEVTITEELRREGVARELVNRIQNIRKSSGFEITDKIEITLSKNQHTDDAVTEYKDYICNQVLGTSLILADSVENGIELEFDDFSLFVNVLKQ; from the coding sequence ATGGGTAAGAAGTTTGCCGAATATTCGAAGTTTGACCTTTCGGAAATAAACAAGGAAGTGTTGAAGAAATGGGATGAGAACCAAGTTTTCACCAAGAGTATGACAGAACGTGAAGGTTGTCCTTCTTTCGTGTTTTACGAAGGACCTCCCTCGGCCAATGGTATGCCTGGTATTCACCATGTAATGGCTCGCTCCATAAAGGATATTTTTTGCCGTTACAAAACCATGAAGGGATTTCAGGTAAAGCGTAAAGCCGGATGGGATACTCACGGACTTCCTGTGGAACTGGGTGTGGAAAAGGCTCTTGGTATTACGAAAGAGGACATTGGTAAGACTATTTCTGTTGCTGAGTATAATGCTGCTTGCCGTAAAGATGTCATGAAGTTCACCAAAGAGTGGGAAGACTTGACACACAAGATGGGTTATTGGGTGGATATGAAAAATCCGTATATCACCTATGATAACCGTTATATCGAAACCTTGTGGTGGTTGTTGAAGCAACTTCACAAAAAAGGACTCTTATATAAAGGATATACCATACAACCGTATTCCCCGGCTGCCGGAACAGGACTCAGTTCTCACGAGTTAAACCAGCCCGGATGCTATCGTGACGTGAAGGATACGACCGTAGTAGGGCAATTCAAGATGAAGAGTCCTAAGCCCGAAATGGCAGAGTGGGGTACTCCTTATTTTATAGCATGGACTACTACTCCGTGGACATTGCCCAGCAATACCGCACTCTGTGTAGGCCCGAAAATAGACTATGTGGCCGTGCAGACCTACAATAGCTATACCAGTGAAAAAATGACGGTGATACTGGCCAAAACATTGCTATACACTCACTTTAATAAGAAAGCGGAAGATATTGCATTAGAAGATTATAAGCCTGGTGACAAGCTGATTCCATTCAAGGTAGTGGGCGAATACAAAGGCGCAGATTTGGTAGGAATGGAATACGAACAGCTTATCCCGTGGGTGAAACCTGTGGATATTGACAACGATGGTAACTGGGCTATCAGCACGAAAGGGTTCCGCGTCATTCCGGGAGATTATGTAACTACTGAAGACGGTACGGGTATCGTACATATTGCTCCGACATTCGGTGCGGATGATGCGCAAGTAGCACGTGCCGCAGGGATTCCAGCCCTGTTTATGATTAATAAAAAAGGCGAGACTCGTCCGATGGTGGATCTTACCGGAAAGTTTTATCTGCTGGACGAACTGGATGAAAATTTTGTGGAGAAGTGTGTAGATGTAGATGCCTACAAAGAATATCAGGGCAGATGGGTGAAGAATGCCTATGACCCGCAATTCACCATTGACGGTAAATATGATGAAAAAGCGGCTGGATCTGCCGAATCGCTCGATATCTATATTTGCATGATGATGAAAACTGCCAGTCAAGCATTCAAGATAGAAAAGCACGTGCATAATTATCCGCACTGCTGGCGTACGGACAAACCGATATTATACTATCCGTTGGATAGTTGGTTTATTCGCAGCACTGCATGCAAAGAACGCATGATGGAATTGAACAAAACTATCAACTGGAAACCCGAAAGTACGGGTACGGGACGTTTTGGCAAATGGCTGGAGAATCTGAATGACTGGAATCTGAGCCGTTCCCGTTATTGGGGTACTCCGTTACCTATCTGGCGCACAGAGGATGGCAGTGACGAAAAGTGTATCGAATCCGTAGAAGAGCTCTATAATGAAATAGAGAAATCCGTAGCTGCCGGATTGATGGAATCGAACCCTTACAAGGAAAAAGGTTTCCAACCGGGAGCATATACACAAGAGAACTACGACAAGATAGACCTTCACCGTCCGTATGTGGATGATATCATCCTCGTTTCCAAAGACGGCAAGCCCATGAGACGTGAAACGGATTTGATTGACGTATGGTTTGACTCCGGTTCTATGCCCTATGCCCAAATTCACTATCCATTTGAGAATAGAGAATTACTGGACACCCATCAGGTGTACCCCGCCGATTTCATCGCGGAAGGCGTAGATCAAACCCGTGGCTGGTTTTTCACATTGCATGCCATCGCTACAATGGTGTTTGACAGTGTGTCTTACAAGGCTGTTATTTCCAACGGATTGGTACTCGACAAAAATGGCAACAAGATGTCCAAACGTTTGGGCAATGCAGTCGATCCATTCTCTACCATAGAGAAGTACGGTTCCGACCCCTTGCGCTGGTACATGATTACCAACTCCTCACCGTGGGATAACTTGAAATTCGACGTAGATGGAGTGGAAGAGGTACGCCGCAAGTTCTTTGGCACTTTATACAATACATATTCTTTCTTCTCTCTTTATGCCAATGTTGATGGATTTGAATACAAAGAAGCCGATATGCCTATGGAAGAACGTCCTGAAATAGACCGTTGGATTCTTTCTGTCCTGAACACATTGGTAAAGGGTGTGGATACTTGTTATAACGAGTATGAACCGACAAAAGCCGGACGTCTCATTTCTGACTTTGTGAACGATAATCTTTCCAATTGGTACGTTCGCTTGAACCGCAAACGTTTCTGGGGTGGTGGTATGACGCAAGACAAACTGTCTGCTTTTCAAACCCTCTATACATGTCTGGAAACGGTAGCGAAACTGATGGCTCCAATCGCTCCTTTTTATGCAGATATGTTGTACTCCGATCTGATAGCAGCGACGGGACGAGATAATGTTGTTTCCGTTCATCTTGCCAAGTTTCCTGAAAGTAAAGAGAATATGACAGACAAAGAGTTGGAAGCACGCATGCAGATGGCACAGGATGTCACCTCTATGGTGTTGGCACTGCGTCGTAAAGTGAACATTAAAGTTCGTCAGCCATTGCAGTGTATCATGATTCCGGTGGTGGATGAAGAACAGCATACTCACATTGAAGCCGTGAAAGCTCTTATCATGAACGAGGTGAATGTAAAGGAGATTCAATTTGTGGACGGTGCAGCCGGTGTATTGGTAAAGAAGGTAAAATGTGATTTCAAGAAGTTGGGACCTAAATTTGGCAAGCAGATGAAGGATGTAGCTAACCTTGTTTCAACATTATCGCAAGAGGCTATTGCCAAGCTTGAGAAAAATGGTTATTACACCCTCCACTTGGCAGACGGTACGGATGTTGATATAGAAACGGCTGATGTGGAAATTTTCAGCGAAGATATCCCAGGTTGGTTGGTTGCCAATGAAGGCAGGCTGACCGTGGCTCTGGAAGTTACCATAACCGAAGAGCTTCGCCGCGAAGGTGTTGCCCGCGAGTTGGTAAACCGTATCCAAAACATTCGCAAATCAAGTGGTTTTGAGATAACGGACAAAATAGAAATCACATTATCAAAAAATCAGCATACAGATGATGCGGTAACAGAATATAAAGACTATATTTGTAACCAAGTTTTAGGAACCTCACTTATATTGGCAGATAGCGTTGAAAACGGAATAGAATTGGAATTCGACGATTTTTCCTTATTTGTGAATGTACTGAAACAATAA
- a CDS encoding TraR/DksA family transcriptional regulator has translation MAEKTRYSDAELEEFRTIIMDKLELAQRDYELLRASLNGADGNDTDDTSPTYKVLEEGANTLSKEETTRLAQRQLKFIQGLQAALVRIENKTYGICRETGKLIPAERLRAVPHATLSIEAKNNSKK, from the coding sequence ATGGCAGAAAAAACAAGATACTCAGACGCTGAATTGGAAGAATTCCGTACCATTATTATGGATAAATTAGAGTTGGCCCAGCGTGACTATGAACTTCTGAGAGCCAGTTTGAACGGTGCAGACGGTAATGATACCGATGATACATCTCCCACATACAAAGTATTGGAGGAAGGTGCAAATACACTGTCCAAAGAAGAAACTACGCGCCTGGCACAACGTCAGTTGAAGTTTATACAGGGGTTACAAGCCGCTTTGGTACGTATTGAGAACAAGACATACGGCATTTGCCGTGAAACCGGTAAATTGATTCCGGCCGAACGTTTGCGTGCTGTTCCTCATGCAACATTAAGCATTGAAGCTAAAAATAATAGCAAAAAATAA
- a CDS encoding DUF4296 domain-containing protein, with translation MKGRKRIQWYSVFLLVFCLTSCQVKRPEGVLPDAKMEDVLYDYHIAKAMGDEVPYNESYKRLLYVESVFKKQGITQAVFDSSMVWYARNPEILTKIYEKVNFRLKAERDGINHLIAIRDNKPKESLSGDSVDVWTWQHIYQLTGMPLDNKIIFSLPSDTNFHDRDTLRWNVRFHFRDGMLPDSAHAPLMAMQIQYENDSIINDILKVKKTGIKTITLTADTLGKIKEIRGFIYYPVQKVSRPVLIDHISLMRYHASDSIPTVKDSLQQTNSNVGKDSIGHPDEVRSARSPQDANHRNIRPRPVRESKPIIRKE, from the coding sequence ATGAAAGGAAGAAAGCGAATTCAATGGTATAGTGTATTCCTTTTGGTATTTTGTTTAACATCTTGCCAGGTAAAAAGGCCTGAAGGTGTTTTACCGGATGCCAAAATGGAAGATGTACTTTATGACTATCATATAGCTAAGGCTATGGGTGATGAAGTTCCTTATAATGAAAGTTATAAACGATTACTATACGTTGAATCCGTTTTCAAAAAACAAGGTATTACTCAAGCTGTTTTCGACTCTTCAATGGTTTGGTATGCACGCAATCCGGAAATCCTCACTAAAATTTATGAAAAAGTAAATTTTCGGTTGAAAGCCGAAAGAGACGGTATCAATCATCTGATTGCCATACGTGACAATAAGCCGAAAGAATCTCTTTCCGGTGACAGCGTTGATGTGTGGACGTGGCAGCATATTTATCAACTCACAGGCATGCCTTTGGACAATAAGATTATATTTAGTTTGCCTTCAGATACTAATTTCCATGACAGGGATACGTTACGATGGAATGTACGCTTCCATTTCCGTGATGGCATGCTGCCGGACAGCGCACATGCTCCTTTGATGGCTATGCAAATTCAGTATGAGAACGACAGCATCATTAATGATATTCTGAAAGTTAAGAAGACAGGAATCAAAACGATCACTCTGACAGCAGATACTTTAGGGAAGATAAAGGAAATACGCGGATTTATTTATTATCCTGTACAAAAGGTGTCTCGACCAGTGCTGATAGATCATATTTCATTGATGCGTTATCATGCTTCCGATTCTATTCCTACAGTTAAAGACAGTCTGCAACAAACTAACAGTAATGTGGGAAAAGATAGTATCGGCCATCCCGATGAGGTTCGATCTGCCAGATCACCGCAAGATGCAAATCACAGGAATATCCGCCCACGTCCTGTACGCGAATCAAAACCTATCATCAGAAAAGAATAA
- a CDS encoding BamA/TamA family outer membrane protein, with translation MKKSLRYAIYAAIVLLWASCTSTKYVPDGSYLLDEVRIQTDNKDVKPSALSLYVRQNPNSKWFSLIKTQLYIYNWSGRDSTRRINRTLRRLGDAPVIYSDKETERTIEEMTKAVQNMGYMGAIVESMREVKKKKMKLVYKVTAGKPYRVRMLKYNIQDDRIQRYMQQDSTKTLLSEGMPFDVNILDEERQRITNNLLQNGYYKFNKDYISYTADTVRNTYLVDLTLHLAPYKQNNEDKPQNHRQYTINKVSFITDYNVLESSALNSIEVNDSLHYKGFPIYYKDKLYLRPKVLTNNLRITPGTLFNEQDVQRTYSNFGRLQALKYTNIRFFETQQGDSAKLNSYVLLTKSKHQSVSFEIEGTNSAGDLGAAASVAFQHRNLFKGSEAFMLKLRGAYEAVSGLQSGQHNQNYTELGAEATVNFPRFMFPFLSTDFKRKMRATTEFGLQYSYQMRPEFTRIVASAGWSYKWSSAQRRHSQHRIDLLDVNYLYMPWIDPTFKENYLETDENYILRYNYADRLIVRTGYSYTYNSTGQTLMNNAVAGNSYTIRFNFESAGNFLYAVAKATGMKKNDNGEYTLLSIPFAQYLKGDFDFAKNVVIDNRNSLAFHFGAGIAIPYGNATIIPFEKRYFSGGANSVRGWSVRGLGPGSFPGDGNFLNQSGDIKLDASIEYRTRLFWKFKGAFFIDAGNIWTLRDYKDQPGGKFKFNEFYKQIAVAYGLGLRMDLDFFVLRFDGGMKAINPVYEKGKGRYPIIHPDFGRDFAFHFAVGYPF, from the coding sequence ATGAAGAAAAGTCTTCGTTACGCGATATATGCTGCTATTGTACTTTTGTGGGCTTCCTGTACTTCCACCAAATATGTACCGGATGGTTCGTATTTGCTGGACGAGGTACGCATACAAACGGACAATAAAGATGTCAAACCTTCGGCTTTGTCTTTATACGTCCGTCAAAATCCCAATTCCAAATGGTTTAGCCTGATAAAAACTCAGTTATATATTTACAACTGGTCCGGGCGTGACTCTACGCGCCGGATAAATCGCACATTACGCCGATTAGGAGATGCACCTGTCATTTATAGTGATAAAGAAACTGAACGCACCATAGAGGAAATGACTAAAGCTGTTCAGAACATGGGCTATATGGGAGCCATTGTAGAATCAATGCGGGAGGTAAAGAAAAAGAAAATGAAGTTGGTTTATAAAGTGACTGCAGGTAAGCCCTATAGAGTACGCATGTTGAAATATAACATTCAAGACGATAGGATTCAGCGATACATGCAACAGGATTCTACAAAAACGCTATTGTCTGAAGGCATGCCTTTTGACGTCAACATTTTGGATGAAGAGCGCCAACGGATTACAAATAATCTTTTGCAGAATGGATATTATAAATTTAATAAAGACTATATATCATACACAGCAGATACTGTGCGGAATACTTATTTAGTTGATTTAACTTTGCATTTGGCTCCTTACAAACAGAACAATGAGGATAAACCACAAAATCATCGCCAATATACAATCAATAAAGTGAGCTTCATCACCGATTACAATGTATTGGAATCATCGGCTTTGAATAGCATAGAAGTAAATGACTCTTTGCATTATAAAGGTTTTCCTATTTATTATAAAGACAAGCTATACTTGCGTCCCAAAGTATTAACCAATAACTTGCGAATTACTCCGGGAACTTTATTCAATGAACAAGATGTACAACGCACCTATTCTAACTTCGGGCGTTTACAAGCATTGAAATACACAAATATCCGTTTCTTTGAAACACAGCAAGGAGATAGTGCCAAGCTGAATTCTTATGTACTTTTGACCAAAAGTAAGCATCAGTCTGTTTCTTTTGAGATAGAAGGAACAAACTCAGCCGGTGATTTAGGGGCAGCCGCATCGGTAGCATTCCAACACCGCAATTTATTTAAAGGTTCCGAAGCTTTTATGCTTAAACTGCGTGGTGCATATGAAGCTGTATCAGGTCTGCAGAGCGGGCAGCACAACCAAAATTATACAGAACTTGGCGCAGAGGCAACCGTTAATTTTCCTCGTTTTATGTTTCCTTTCCTTTCCACTGATTTTAAACGGAAAATGCGGGCGACTACGGAATTCGGACTTCAATACAGTTATCAGATGCGACCGGAGTTTACTCGCATTGTGGCATCAGCAGGATGGAGTTATAAATGGAGCAGTGCACAACGACGGCACTCACAACATCGTATTGATTTATTGGATGTCAACTATCTGTACATGCCATGGATAGATCCAACTTTTAAAGAAAATTATTTAGAGACGGATGAAAACTACATTTTACGATATAACTATGCCGACCGTCTGATTGTTCGCACTGGTTACAGCTATACGTACAATAGTACCGGACAGACACTAATGAATAATGCAGTTGCAGGTAACTCTTATACCATCCGTTTCAATTTTGAGTCTGCCGGAAATTTTCTTTATGCCGTAGCCAAAGCGACAGGTATGAAAAAAAATGATAATGGTGAATATACATTATTAAGCATACCTTTTGCACAATATCTGAAAGGAGATTTTGATTTTGCCAAGAATGTTGTTATTGACAATCGTAATTCTTTAGCATTCCATTTTGGGGCAGGCATTGCCATCCCTTATGGCAATGCGACAATAATTCCTTTTGAGAAACGTTATTTTTCGGGAGGAGCTAATAGTGTACGTGGCTGGTCCGTTCGTGGTTTAGGTCCTGGTTCCTTTCCCGGTGACGGTAATTTTCTGAATCAGTCGGGAGACATCAAATTGGATGCGAGCATTGAATATCGCACACGTTTATTTTGGAAATTCAAAGGAGCTTTCTTTATAGACGCGGGTAACATCTGGACATTACGTGATTATAAAGATCAACCTGGAGGAAAATTCAAATTCAACGAATTTTATAAGCAAATAGCAGTGGCTTATGGATTAGGTTTACGCATGGATCTGGATTTTTTCGTGTTGAGATTTGATGGAGGCATGAAAGCCATCAATCCTGTCTATGAAAAAGGAAAAGGCCGATATCCGATTATTCATCCGGATTTCGGCCGTGATTTCGCATTCCACTTTGCAGTGGGATATCCGTTCTAA
- a CDS encoding DUF3332 domain-containing protein, protein MKKINFKMAATVMICGVFLFSSCIGSFGLHSKLVNWNQSIGNKFVNELVFLAFNIIPVYGVCYLADALVINSIEFWSGSNPMASIGDVKKVKGENGNYLVETLENGYSITKEGETTSVELIYNKELNTWNVVADGVSTELLQMNNDGTAQMTLPNGEEMTVALNAQGVAAARQATMVGTYYAAR, encoded by the coding sequence ATGAAAAAAATCAATTTCAAGATGGCCGCAACTGTGATGATTTGCGGTGTGTTTCTTTTCAGTTCCTGTATTGGTTCTTTCGGATTACACAGTAAACTCGTAAATTGGAATCAAAGTATTGGTAATAAGTTCGTTAATGAACTTGTCTTTTTGGCATTCAATATTATACCAGTATATGGTGTTTGCTATTTGGCTGATGCGCTGGTTATCAATTCCATCGAATTCTGGAGTGGCAGCAACCCGATGGCAAGCATAGGCGATGTAAAAAAAGTAAAAGGTGAAAATGGCAACTATCTGGTAGAAACACTTGAGAATGGTTACTCTATTACCAAAGAAGGTGAAACGACGTCTGTGGAACTGATTTATAATAAAGAGCTGAATACTTGGAATGTTGTGGCTGACGGTGTTAGTACCGAACTGTTGCAAATGAACAATGACGGCACTGCCCAAATGACTTTACCAAACGGTGAGGAAATGACTGTTGCTCTGAATGCACAAGGTGTAGCTGCTGCCCGTCAGGCAACAATGGTCGGTACTTATTATGCAGCACGGTAA
- a CDS encoding lipoprotein signal peptidase has product MGKFFTKGRIALLIIFSMLIIDQIIKIWIKTHMYWHESIRVTDWFYIYFTENIGMAFGMEIFDKLFLTIFRIIAVSTIGWFLYKCVKQSMKTGFIVCLSLILTGAMGNIIDSLFYGIFFNESTHAQIATFMPESGGYAPLFYGKVVDMFYFPIIETNWPQWMPFIGGDHFVFFSPIFNFADAAISCGVIALFLFYSKYLNEAYHAAIKKS; this is encoded by the coding sequence ATGGGGAAATTTTTCACGAAAGGCCGTATCGCCTTACTTATTATTTTCTCAATGTTGATTATTGATCAGATAATCAAGATATGGATTAAAACGCATATGTATTGGCACGAAAGCATACGTGTGACAGATTGGTTTTACATTTATTTTACAGAAAATATAGGTATGGCTTTCGGAATGGAAATATTTGATAAACTATTCCTAACTATTTTCCGTATTATTGCAGTTTCGACAATAGGCTGGTTTTTGTACAAGTGTGTGAAACAAAGCATGAAGACAGGTTTTATCGTATGTCTCTCTCTCATATTGACAGGGGCTATGGGTAATATTATTGACAGTCTTTTTTATGGAATATTTTTCAATGAAAGTACCCATGCGCAAATAGCTACTTTTATGCCCGAAAGCGGTGGGTACGCTCCATTGTTTTACGGAAAAGTAGTGGACATGTTCTATTTTCCTATTATTGAAACAAACTGGCCGCAGTGGATGCCTTTTATCGGTGGAGATCATTTTGTTTTTTTCAGCCCGATATTCAATTTTGCCGATGCAGCAATCAGTTGCGGTGTTATTGCTTTATTTCTGTTTTATAGTAAATATCTGAATGAGGCTTACCATGCGGCTATAAAAAAATCATGA